In one Deinococcus carri genomic region, the following are encoded:
- a CDS encoding extracellular solute-binding protein encodes MRKFLTLALTLSAALTATATAAPVTLTYWQYDYASKVDTMNKLIAKFEAQNPDIKIRQETFPYDAYNQKVASSVPAGQGPDVVNLFYGWLPQYVDSGYLQPLPKADFPVKQIENSFVPMVQTSKIGGQYYALPTSVRTLALFYNKDLLKAAGVLTPPRTWEDFIAAAQKVVKGAPPRFTTLGFGIQPDGQDYHVVREVLVRQFGGSPYSKDGKQVTYDSDAGVKAMNFYTDLYTKYKLGTPNFFPGNNSYRDAFIAGKVGMIIDGSFAVGTIQKGAKFGWGVVPLPVFKGNGVRSNFGSYWVNGITRNAKGEKLAAAVKFLKFLTSEDTQRTWLQAVGEIPASKKLANDPGLRRDPVYGPFVYALPFAHSTLFVDEAGQRKAWVDAINSVILQGGSPANAVKRAAADEQKILNGYYK; translated from the coding sequence ATGCGCAAGTTCCTGACGCTGGCCCTGACCCTCAGCGCCGCCCTCACGGCCACCGCGACCGCCGCCCCCGTCACCCTCACCTACTGGCAGTACGACTACGCCAGCAAGGTGGACACCATGAACAAACTGATCGCCAAGTTCGAGGCCCAGAACCCGGACATCAAGATCAGGCAGGAAACCTTCCCCTACGACGCCTACAATCAGAAGGTGGCGTCAAGCGTGCCGGCGGGGCAGGGACCGGACGTGGTGAACCTCTTCTATGGCTGGCTGCCGCAGTACGTGGACAGCGGGTACCTTCAGCCGCTGCCCAAGGCGGACTTCCCGGTCAAGCAGATTGAGAACAGCTTCGTGCCGATGGTCCAGACCAGCAAGATTGGCGGGCAGTATTACGCCCTGCCCACCTCCGTGCGTACACTGGCACTCTTCTACAACAAGGACCTGCTCAAGGCGGCCGGGGTGCTGACGCCGCCGCGCACCTGGGAGGACTTCATCGCCGCCGCGCAGAAGGTCGTGAAGGGCGCGCCGCCCCGCTTCACCACGCTGGGCTTCGGCATCCAGCCCGACGGCCAGGACTACCACGTGGTCCGCGAGGTGCTGGTGCGGCAGTTCGGCGGCTCCCCCTACAGCAAGGACGGCAAGCAGGTCACGTACGACAGCGACGCGGGCGTAAAGGCGATGAACTTCTACACCGACCTCTACACCAAATACAAACTCGGCACGCCCAACTTCTTCCCCGGCAACAACAGCTACCGCGACGCCTTTATCGCCGGGAAGGTGGGCATGATCATCGACGGGTCCTTTGCCGTGGGCACCATCCAGAAAGGCGCAAAGTTTGGCTGGGGCGTGGTGCCGCTGCCCGTATTCAAGGGGAACGGCGTGCGCAGCAACTTCGGCTCGTACTGGGTCAACGGCATCACCAGGAATGCGAAGGGCGAGAAGCTGGCCGCCGCCGTCAAGTTCCTGAAGTTCCTGACCAGCGAGGACACCCAGCGCACCTGGCTCCAGGCGGTGGGGGAGATCCCCGCCAGCAAGAAGCTCGCCAATGACCCCGGCCTGCGGCGTGATCCGGTGTACGGCCCCTTCGTGTACGCCCTGCCGTTCGCGCACTCCACCCTCTTCGTGGACGAGGCCGGGCAGCGCAAGGCCTGGGTGGACGCCATCAACTCGGTGATCCTCCAGGGCGGCTCGCCCGCCAACGCCGTGAAGAGGGCGGCGGCCGACGAGCAGAAGATCCTGAATGGCTACTACAAGTGA